The following are encoded together in the Salvia hispanica cultivar TCC Black 2014 chromosome 6, UniMelb_Shisp_WGS_1.0, whole genome shotgun sequence genome:
- the LOC125194711 gene encoding protein FAR1-RELATED SEQUENCE 5-like: MGLRQKNLHMRGQQQKMLLMGEELRFVSIETHINGDGITPLPHCDNHSSSDESVDNTNYGDLHTPDCPIEVKPFVGRNFPTLEKAIQFYENYGRRVGFDTIKCGSKKIDQLTIWFYMACSREGEKRVQDKQAERRCKSKKCGCNARVVFKFDSDRGYVINNLNEEHNHPMVLPNHQKFMRLNRVLDDVHQKFITDCAGVNIGPSLTFKLLTELMGGYESVGCTVLDVRNYTQDIRRYAEGHDAQMILDELRKKKESCDAFTYEYKVDSSDRMSHLFWCDPLSKKNFLLFGDIVSFDTTYSTNRYSMIFAPFTGKDNHGRAVTFGAGLLCSESADSFSWLFRQFVKCMGVAPKLIITDQDLGMKVAVEEVLVNTRHRWCMWHIMAKVAEKVPKSLLGNADFKELNSCVWSELIEPTEFEDTWHKIMEEYGLEDTDWFSTMFRSRQYWVPAYFRDFPASSLIKTTSVSESQNSFFKRYSKAKANLVVFLMNFNNALEAQRHQTAKLDYMDANTTSTLKTQWPIEKYASTIFTDSAFKEIQDQILEAYNHCSILAISNESTHDIYKVLDHFSNTWNVTYSELDSAFDCGCKLFLRTGLVCCHIFLVLKHKNFKLIPDNLIGGRWLKSPLVKSAHGVDSEDVITHVYVDEKKKASSILLGEMLSLYQAVSVDIDQTHELTSILRDARQQIFADGVVLSAAQKKQRIESFYGGEKPLVVEVHPPEVVKTKGHASRLQPRLEKAMRLKKKPLRQCKKCHEWGHHDSRNCDKIKEKELRRSRRESEI, from the exons ATGGGCTTGCGGCAGAAGAATCTACATATGAGAGGGCAACAACAGAAAATGTTGCTGATGGGAGAGGAGTTAAG ATTTGTTTCTATCGAGACTCACATTAATGGAGATGGGATCACCCCACTGCCGCACTGTGACAATCATTCTTCATCTGATGAAAGTGTTGATAATACAAATTATGGAG ATTTACATACCCCTGATTGCCCTATCGAAGTAAAACCCTTTGTTGGTCGTAACTTTCCCACATTGGAGAAGGCAATTCagttttatgaaaattatggGCGACGTGTTGGTTTTGATACCATCAAGTGCGGctctaaaaaaattgatcaactCACCATATGGTTTTATATGGCGTGTAGTAGAGAAGGTGAAAAAAGAGTGCAAGACAAGCAAGCTGAACGCAGATGTAAATCCAAGAAATGCGGCTGTAATGCTAGGGTTGTCTTCAAGTTTGATTCCGACAGAGGCTACGTAATCAATAATTTGAATGAAGAACATAATCATCCTATGGTACTTCCAAACCACCAGAAATTCATGAGGCTCAATCGAGTTCTTGACGATGTCcaccaaaaatttattaccGATTGTGCCGGTGTCAATATTGGTCCATCACTAACATTTAAATTGTTGACTGAATTGATGGGTGGATATGAGTCGGTCGGGTGTACTGTATTGGACGTTCGCAATTACACCCAAGACATTAGGAGATATGCTGAAGGACATGATGCTCAGATGATATTAGATGAGctaaggaagaagaaggaaagTTGTGACGCCTTCACGTACGAATATAAGGTCGATTCTAGTGATAGAATGTCACATTTATTCTGGTGCGATCCACTATCAAAGAAGAATTTTTTGCTATTCGGTGACATTGTTTCATTTGACACTACTTACTCAACCAACAG GTACTCTATGATATTTGCTCCGTTCACTGGTAAGGACAATCATGGAAGAGCTGTGACATTTGGTGCCGGCCTTCTTTGTAGTGAGAGTGCGGACTCTTTCTCCTGGCTATTCCGACAGTTTGTGAAGTGCATGGGTGTAGCTCCGAAATTGATCATTACTGACCAAGACTTGGGAATGAAGGTTGCAGTCGAGGAGGTCCTAGTGAACACACGTCATAGATGGTGTATGTGGCACATCATGGCAAAAGTTGCTGAGAAGGTCCCAAAATCATTGCTTGGTAATGCAGATTTTAAGGAGTTAAACTCATGTGTCTGGTCCGAGTTGATTGAACCCACCGAGTTTGAAGACACTTGGCATAAGATTATGGAGGAATATGGACTTGAAGACACTGATTGGTTTTCTACAATGTTTCGATCAAGACAGTATTGGGTTCCAGCATACTTTAGAGACTTTCCTGCTAGTTCTTTGATAAAGACAACCTCTGTTTCTGAGTCCCAGAATAGTTTTTTCAAGAGGTATAGCAAGGCCAAAGCCAACCTTGTTGTGTTCTTAATGAACTTCAACAATGCTTTGGAGGCTCAAAGACACCAAACGGCAAAGCTTGATTATATGGATGCTAATACCACATCGACATTGAAAACACAGTGGCCTATTGAGAAGTATGCTTCTACAATATTCACTGACAGTGCATTCAAGGAAATTCAAGACCAAATACTGGAGGCATACAATCATTGCAGTATTTTGGCGATATCAAATGAATCTACTCATGACATCTACAAGGTATTAGATCATTTCTCAAACACATGGAATGTTACATACTCAGAATTAGATTCTGCCTTTGATTGTGGTTGCAAATTGTTTCTGAGAACTGGTCTTGTATGCTGTCACATCTTCCTTGTGTTGAAACACAAAAACTTTAAGTTGATTCCTGACAATTTGATTGGAGGTCGATGGTTAAAGTCCCCACTAGTAAAGTCAGCTCATGGTGTTGACAGTGAAGATGTGATTACTCATGTCTATGTGgatgagaagaagaaggcTTCGTCTATCTTGTTGGGTGAAATGTTGTCTTTGTACCAAGCTGTTTCCGTCGACATTGATCAAACCCATGAATTGACTTCTATACTTCGTGATGCAAGGCAGCAGATTTTTGCCGATGGTGTGGTATTGTCAGCTGCACAAAAGAAGCAGCGTATTGAGTCTTTTTATGGTGGGGAGAAACCCCTTGTTGTTGAAGTTCATCCTCCTGAAGTTGTGAAGACGAAGGGACATGCAAGTAGGCTCCAACCAAGGTTAGAAAAAGCTATGCGGCTAAAGAAAAAACCTTTGCGCCAATGCAAGAAATGCCATGAGTGGGGTCACCACGATTCAAGGAATTGCGACAAAATCAAAGAGAAAGAACTTCGGAGATCAAGAAGGGAGtctgaaatttga
- the LOC125193683 gene encoding uncharacterized protein LOC125193683 isoform X1, producing the protein MSKCTTQKVKKPLSLNLLHAISISKQTEATKRSKLTGGTVGSKDVDKESSAKKTTGCGVEHEKNSSDRIPESDKSTNNEDVFGKQTVEDTTVKKTNNKGTSCMSGGEKSKVTMKNVSLDQVSGKEIVEQTITKDIVGEKIDGDMAVGEASEKGCSGVSGTKRPREDVLDRTASPMSKISEKRGKGKVVVHNDTSENVVAPGVKKGKKKKEFETMKLKISPTYIIEVMQSLNERQRAAVDEMGFGQLIHFGITEIPGKMAYDLLLAFNNVTCTLALNSQPLQIFPEDVYVTLGLSIGGTVIRRVIRQTKQPFMDEVARRVCKERTQMVPDDLINEMHTDKSGGEWFRKLFVLIVDTVLIGPCGDGRCRTQIAHIYDDISIVKDYNWCAYTLDSLVVGHKNWNKNKKNPFSGPAAFLVAFYVDRVFHQTLLVSRVFPTVSGWTSELLRIRQKMEVQTGCIGRGSVIERGDPEKLPRPTKIVVLEVEDKIVENPLSKAMVALAEAEEEATKAIQSLLNRINDAAALIENIESFRIAATTAYKMLGVVPKNGNEDEDTLENLKQALTKEELDTPEILVVVANMMKVTNVLKKMAEVGPTFDIGFSFGRNNDQTGNDIVMYQAQDTNKEDNIIDHDALNGEEIKCISDPTTFTTIGMNQNTDDTKSFLSIGCSARPGVGTKEDASNVEEIVKSAIEAFMECGDDDDDVVCLASMVNNSVTRFGNQIVSTRIDKGKAILVEPEVKNPVDAPMDFEDNEADFVTPFSKKPKPKMCNELGICDTDNPKDDAENWKLKVRARAEMKLSDAMRSPYYERAGVWCPLHSGRLVQINKSDTDLFDRLCD; encoded by the exons ATGAGCAAGTGTACAACACAAAAAGTGAAGAAGCCGCTGTCATTGAATTTGTTGCATGCAATTTCAATAAGTAAACAAACCGAAGCAACAAAGAGATCAAAGCTAACCGGTGGTACAGTTGGAAGCAAAG ATGTGGACAAGGAATCAAGTGCCAAGAAAACCACAGGTTGTGGTGTTGAGCACGAAAAGAATAGTTCTGATAGAATCCCTGAATCAGACAAGAGTACTAACAATGAAG ATGTTTTTGGTAAACAAACTGTTGAGGATACGACTGTCAAGAAAACTAATAACAAGGGAACCTCTTGTATGTCTG GTGGGGAAAAAAGTAAGGTAACAATGAAAAATGTGTCTTTAGACCAAGTTTCCGGCAAGGAGATTGTTGAACAGACCATCACAAAAG ATATTGTTGgtgaaaaaattgatggaGATATGGCTGTCGGTGAAGCTTCTGAGAAGGGATGCTCTGGTGTGTCTG GTACAAAGCGTCCACGTGAAGATGTTTTAGATCGAACTGCTAGCCCAATGAGCAAGATCAgtgaaaaaagaggaaaaggaAAGGTTGTTGTCCATAATGATACAAGTGAGAATGTAGTTGCACCTGGAGTCAAAAAgggtaaaaagaaaaaggagttTGAAACAATGAAGTTGAAGATTAGTCCTACTTACATTATAGAGGTGATGCAGTCGTTAAACGAGCGACAACGTGCAGCAGTAGATGAAATGGGCTTTGGTCAGCTAATACATTTTGGTATAACTGAAATTCCAGGAAAAATGGCGTACGATCTTCTTCTGGCATTCAATAATGTCACATGCACACTCGCACTCAACAGTCAACCTTTACAAATATTCCCAGAAGATGTATATGTCACATTGGGACTGTCTATAGGGGGGACCGTAATTAGAAGGGTAATTAGGCAAACTAAGCAGCCATTTATGGATGAAGTAGCACGTAGAGTGTGCAAAGAAAGGACGCAAATGGTTCCAGATGACTTGATTAATGAGATGCATACGGATAAATCAGGGGGTGAATGGTTTAGAAAGTTGTTTGTCCTGATAGTTGACACAGTACTGATTGGTCCTTGTGGCGATGGTCGTTGCAGAACTCAGATAGCCCATATTTATGATGATATATCTATTGTCAAGGACTACAATTGGTGTGCCTACACGCTCGACTCACTGGTTGTAGGTCACAAAAACTGGAacaagaataagaaaaatccTTTTAGTGGACCAGCAGCTTTCTTAGTA GCTTTCTATGTCGACCGTGTGTTCCACCAGACACTCCTAGTGTCTAGAGTCTTCCCAACTGTGTCAGGGTGGACTAGTGAGCTGCTACGCATAAGACAGAAGATGGAGGTCCAAACTGGGTGTATTGGGCGGGGAAGTGTGATTGAAAGAGGAGATCCAGAAAAGTTGCCACGACCCACTAAAATTGTAGTTTTGGAAGTTGAGGACAAAATAGTTGAGAACCCTTTATCAAAGGCAATGGTGGCATTGGCTGAGGCGGAAGAGGAGGCAACTAAAGCGATTCAAAGTCTTCTCAACCGGATCAACGATGCTGCTGCactaattgaaaatattgaatcTTTTCGTATTGCAGCAACCACTGCCTACAAGATGCTGGGGGTGGTTCCCAAAAATGGCAATGAAGACGAGGACACCTtggaaaatttgaaacaagCATTGACTAAGGAGGAACTAGACACTCCTGAAATTCTCGTTGTCGTGGCGAATATGATGAAGGTTACCAATGTACTGAAGAAGATGGCCGAGGTTGGGCCAACATTTGACATTGGGTTCTCTTTTGGAAGAAATAAT GATCAGACTGGAAATGATATTGTAATGTACCAAGCACAGGATACTAATAAAGAAGATAATATCATCGATCATGATGCACTGAACGGTGAAGAAATCAAG TGTATATCCGACCCCACAACGTTCACTACTATTGGAATGAATCAAAACACGGATGatacaaaatcatttttaagtaTTGGCTGCTCAGCAAGACCTGGGGTTGGAACGAAG GAGGATGCTAGCAATGTCGAAGAAATTGTAAAATCAGCTATCGAAGCTTTCATGGAAtgtggtgatgatgatgatgatgtagTATGCTTGGCTTCTATGGTGAACAACTCAGTGACTAGGTTTGGGAACCAGATAGTGAGCACAAGGATCGATAAG ggTAAAGCAATACTAGTCGAACCTGAGGTGAAAAATCCAGTTGATGCACCCATGGATTTTGAGGACAACGAAGCTGATTTTGTGACGCCTTTTTCAAAGAAACCGAAGCCTAAAATGTGCAACGAATTAGGCATATGTGATACTGACAAT CCAAAAGATGATGCGGAGAATTGGAAGCTGAAAGTGAGAGCAAGAGCTGAGATGAAGTTAAGTGATGCAATGCGTTCCCCATACTATGAACgtgctggggtttggtgccccttgcacagcggaagacttgtacaaataaataaatcagatacggatctatttgaccgattatgcgattaa
- the LOC125196875 gene encoding probable CoA ligase CCL7 → MIPFLFTKISSIANSPALIDAQSAQTLTFSNLKTHVLRLSCALLNLNISKNDAVLILSPNSIRFPVAFFAVVAVGAVVIPSNPQYTAAEIAKQIKDSNPKLIITVHQLYDRIKQFNLPCILLNQSASNNPMLHSYLELIRSTPTTSLPDVMQSDVAAVLYSSGTTGASKGAVLTHKNFMESALMMTSDQEANKESGNVFLCFLPMCHIFGLSALVYAQLQRGNTVVVMAWYEMNAMLRAIEQYKVTHMFVVPPVVLELIKKQDMVKEYDVSTLKEILSGAAPLGEEIIEACSKTFPQAVVCQAYGMTETSGVISFENRMCSPHPGSVGPLAPSVEAQIVDSVTMQRLSPFQKGEIWIKGPLVMKGYLNNHKATAEIIDEEDWLHTGDVGYFDGEGRLYIVDRVKELIKYKGFQVAPSELEDLLLTHPEIVDAAVIGLGDAEAGEIPIAYIVRSSMSSLTTKQVQQFIAQQVAPFKRLRRVIFTREIPRSPIGKILRKELRQQSVAKL, encoded by the exons ATGATCCCATTTCTATTCACAAAAATCTCATCCATTGCCAACTCACCTGCACTCATTGATGCACAATCTGCCCAAACCTTAACATTTTCCAACCTCAAAACTCATGTTTTAAGGCTCTCATGTGCCCTCCTCAACCTTAACATCTCCAAAAACGACGCCGTCCTAATCTTGTCTCCAAACTCCATCCGTTTCCCAGTCGCTTTCTTCGCGGTGGTGGCTGTTGGGGCCGTTGTCATCCCCTCGAACCCACAATACACAGCAGCTGAGATTGCCAAACAGATCAAAGACAGCAATCCCAAACTGATCATCACAGTCCATCAACTTTATGATAGAATCAAACAGTTCAACCTTCCTTGCATTCTGCTAAACCAAAGTGCCTCAAACAATCCAATGCTGCATAGCTATTTGGAATTGATCCGGTCGACACCAACCACATCGTTGCCAGATGTGATGCAGAGTGACGTGGCAGCAGTATTGTATTCATCGGGGACAACGGGAGCTAGCAAAGGAGCTGTGCTGACACACAAGAACTTCATGGAATCTGCCCTGATGATGACATCAGATCAAGAAGCAAATAAGGAGTCAGGGAATGTCTTTCTCTGCTTCTTACCCATGTGTCATATCTTTGGACTGTCGGCTCTGGTTTACGCACAGCTGCAGAGAGGGAACACGGTGGTGGTAATGGCGTGGTATGAGATGAATGCTATGCTGAGGGCTATTGAACAGTACAAGGTGACACACATGTTCGTTGTGCCCCCTGTAGTTTTGGAGCTCATCAAGAAGCAGGACATGGTGAAGGAATACGACGTTTCAACGTTGAAGGAGATTCTTTCTGGAGCAGCTCCATTAGGGGAGGAGATAATAGAAGCATGCTCCAAGACTTTTCCACAAGCTGTTGTATGTCAG GCCTATGGCATGACAGAAACATCAGGTGTTATTTCATTCGAAAACAGAATGTGTTCACCTCATCCAGGCTCTGTAGGGCCACTTGCTCCCAGCGTTGAAGCTCAAATAGTCGATTCAGTGACTATGCAACGTCTGTCTCCTTTTCAGAAAGGTGAAATATGGATTAAAGGCCCCCTGGTGATGAAAG GCTATTTGAACAACCACAAGGCGACCGCAGAAATCATAGATGAGGAAGACTGGTTGCACACAGGAGATGTTGGCTATTTTGATGGCGAGGGTCGACTCTATATTGTAGACCGTGTAAAAGAGCTCATCAAATATAAAGGCTTTCAG GTTGCACCTTCAGAGCTAGAAGATCTGCTTCTCACTCATCCTGAAATAGTGGACGCTGCTGTTATAGG ATTAGGTGATGCTGAAGCTGGCGAAATTCCAATAGCATATATTGTGAGATCATCCATGAGTTCACTAACAACAAAACAAGTTCAACAGTTTATTGCACAACAG GTTGCACCGTTCAAAAGGTTGAGGAGGGTGATTTTTACAAGAGAAATACCCAGATCACCTATAGGAAAGATTTTGAGGAAAGAGCTTAGACAACAATCTGTTGCAAAACTCTAG
- the LOC125193683 gene encoding uncharacterized protein LOC125193683 isoform X2 gives MSKCTTQKVKKPLSLNLLHAISISKQTEATKRSKLTGGTVGSKDVDKESSAKKTTGCGVEHEKNSSDRIPESDKSTNNEDVFGKQTVEDTTVKKTNNKGTSCMSGGEKSKVTMKNVSLDQVSGKEIVEQTITKDIVGEKIDGDMAVGEASEKGCSGVSGTKRPREDVLDRTASPMSKISEKRGKGKVVVHNDTSENVVAPGVKKGKKKKEFETMKLKISPTYIIEVMQSLNERQRAAVDEMGFGQLIHFGITEIPGKMAYDLLLAFNNVTCTLALNSQPLQIFPEDVYVTLGLSIGGTVIRRVIRQTKQPFMDEVARRVCKERTQMVPDDLINEMHTDKSGGEWFRKLFVLIVDTVLIGPCGDGRCRTQIAHIYDDISIVKDYNWCAYTLDSLVVGHKNWNKNKKNPFSGPAAFLVAFYVDRVFHQTLLVSRVFPTVSGWTSELLRIRQKMEVQTGCIGRGSVIERGDPEKLPRPTKIVVLEVEDKIVENPLSKAMVALAEAEEEATKAIQSLLNRINDAAALIENIESFRIAATTAYKMLGVVPKNGNEDEDTLENLKQALTKEELDTPEILVVVANMMKVTNVLKKMAEVGPTFDIGFSFGRNNDQTGNDIVMYQAQDTNKEDNIIDHDALNGEEIKCISDPTTFTTIGMNQNTDDTKSFLSIGCSARPGVGTKDASNVEEIVKSAIEAFMECGDDDDDVVCLASMVNNSVTRFGNQIVSTRIDKGKAILVEPEVKNPVDAPMDFEDNEADFVTPFSKKPKPKMCNELGICDTDNPKDDAENWKLKVRARAEMKLSDAMRSPYYERAGVWCPLHSGRLVQINKSDTDLFDRLCD, from the exons ATGAGCAAGTGTACAACACAAAAAGTGAAGAAGCCGCTGTCATTGAATTTGTTGCATGCAATTTCAATAAGTAAACAAACCGAAGCAACAAAGAGATCAAAGCTAACCGGTGGTACAGTTGGAAGCAAAG ATGTGGACAAGGAATCAAGTGCCAAGAAAACCACAGGTTGTGGTGTTGAGCACGAAAAGAATAGTTCTGATAGAATCCCTGAATCAGACAAGAGTACTAACAATGAAG ATGTTTTTGGTAAACAAACTGTTGAGGATACGACTGTCAAGAAAACTAATAACAAGGGAACCTCTTGTATGTCTG GTGGGGAAAAAAGTAAGGTAACAATGAAAAATGTGTCTTTAGACCAAGTTTCCGGCAAGGAGATTGTTGAACAGACCATCACAAAAG ATATTGTTGgtgaaaaaattgatggaGATATGGCTGTCGGTGAAGCTTCTGAGAAGGGATGCTCTGGTGTGTCTG GTACAAAGCGTCCACGTGAAGATGTTTTAGATCGAACTGCTAGCCCAATGAGCAAGATCAgtgaaaaaagaggaaaaggaAAGGTTGTTGTCCATAATGATACAAGTGAGAATGTAGTTGCACCTGGAGTCAAAAAgggtaaaaagaaaaaggagttTGAAACAATGAAGTTGAAGATTAGTCCTACTTACATTATAGAGGTGATGCAGTCGTTAAACGAGCGACAACGTGCAGCAGTAGATGAAATGGGCTTTGGTCAGCTAATACATTTTGGTATAACTGAAATTCCAGGAAAAATGGCGTACGATCTTCTTCTGGCATTCAATAATGTCACATGCACACTCGCACTCAACAGTCAACCTTTACAAATATTCCCAGAAGATGTATATGTCACATTGGGACTGTCTATAGGGGGGACCGTAATTAGAAGGGTAATTAGGCAAACTAAGCAGCCATTTATGGATGAAGTAGCACGTAGAGTGTGCAAAGAAAGGACGCAAATGGTTCCAGATGACTTGATTAATGAGATGCATACGGATAAATCAGGGGGTGAATGGTTTAGAAAGTTGTTTGTCCTGATAGTTGACACAGTACTGATTGGTCCTTGTGGCGATGGTCGTTGCAGAACTCAGATAGCCCATATTTATGATGATATATCTATTGTCAAGGACTACAATTGGTGTGCCTACACGCTCGACTCACTGGTTGTAGGTCACAAAAACTGGAacaagaataagaaaaatccTTTTAGTGGACCAGCAGCTTTCTTAGTA GCTTTCTATGTCGACCGTGTGTTCCACCAGACACTCCTAGTGTCTAGAGTCTTCCCAACTGTGTCAGGGTGGACTAGTGAGCTGCTACGCATAAGACAGAAGATGGAGGTCCAAACTGGGTGTATTGGGCGGGGAAGTGTGATTGAAAGAGGAGATCCAGAAAAGTTGCCACGACCCACTAAAATTGTAGTTTTGGAAGTTGAGGACAAAATAGTTGAGAACCCTTTATCAAAGGCAATGGTGGCATTGGCTGAGGCGGAAGAGGAGGCAACTAAAGCGATTCAAAGTCTTCTCAACCGGATCAACGATGCTGCTGCactaattgaaaatattgaatcTTTTCGTATTGCAGCAACCACTGCCTACAAGATGCTGGGGGTGGTTCCCAAAAATGGCAATGAAGACGAGGACACCTtggaaaatttgaaacaagCATTGACTAAGGAGGAACTAGACACTCCTGAAATTCTCGTTGTCGTGGCGAATATGATGAAGGTTACCAATGTACTGAAGAAGATGGCCGAGGTTGGGCCAACATTTGACATTGGGTTCTCTTTTGGAAGAAATAAT GATCAGACTGGAAATGATATTGTAATGTACCAAGCACAGGATACTAATAAAGAAGATAATATCATCGATCATGATGCACTGAACGGTGAAGAAATCAAG TGTATATCCGACCCCACAACGTTCACTACTATTGGAATGAATCAAAACACGGATGatacaaaatcatttttaagtaTTGGCTGCTCAGCAAGACCTGGGGTTGGAACGAAG GATGCTAGCAATGTCGAAGAAATTGTAAAATCAGCTATCGAAGCTTTCATGGAAtgtggtgatgatgatgatgatgtagTATGCTTGGCTTCTATGGTGAACAACTCAGTGACTAGGTTTGGGAACCAGATAGTGAGCACAAGGATCGATAAG ggTAAAGCAATACTAGTCGAACCTGAGGTGAAAAATCCAGTTGATGCACCCATGGATTTTGAGGACAACGAAGCTGATTTTGTGACGCCTTTTTCAAAGAAACCGAAGCCTAAAATGTGCAACGAATTAGGCATATGTGATACTGACAAT CCAAAAGATGATGCGGAGAATTGGAAGCTGAAAGTGAGAGCAAGAGCTGAGATGAAGTTAAGTGATGCAATGCGTTCCCCATACTATGAACgtgctggggtttggtgccccttgcacagcggaagacttgtacaaataaataaatcagatacggatctatttgaccgattatgcgattaa